The Rhodothermales bacterium genome has a window encoding:
- a CDS encoding NAD+ synthase, translated as MRIALAQINTTVGDIAGNVERILHYAQQAAEEGADLVVYPELCITGYPPLDLLHSDYVISAAQKALTHIETHLPDGVAALVGTPVPNTSPKGKRLFNAAVLLERDQPRQVVHKMLLPTYDVFDEYRYFEPAAAQQVMSFRGVRLGVHICEDMWNNEEVAEYHLYDRDPLQELADQGVDLFVNISASPFSHGKHALRSGVIGGICRAHGAPFLVVNQVGANTELIFDGDSRVHAADGTLVHVAPSFEETLTWYDLPEADAITPTALPRPADRIADLHDALVLGIRDYVGKSGAFKQTLVGLSGGIDSAVTAALAAEALGGENVLGVTMPSRFSSKGSVEDSVALADALGMTLHTIPIEPAVEAFHHMLEPLFTGTQPGVAEENIQARARGLTLMAISNKFGHLLLTTGNKSELAMGYATLYGDMSGGLAVLSDVFKTDVFALANYMNRRAGRDIIPQATIDKPPSAELRPDQRDEDSLPPYDELDAILKRYIEYREDVDVIARQTGHPTAFVEGLLRVVDRNEYKRRQAPPGLRVSSKAFGAGRRLPIVMNLDRAAIDALLP; from the coding sequence ATGCGCATAGCCCTCGCACAGATCAACACCACGGTCGGCGACATAGCCGGCAATGTGGAGCGCATCCTCCACTACGCGCAACAAGCGGCCGAGGAAGGCGCGGACCTGGTCGTATACCCCGAGCTGTGCATTACGGGATATCCACCGCTCGACCTGCTGCACTCGGACTACGTGATTTCGGCCGCGCAGAAGGCGCTGACGCACATTGAAACCCATCTTCCGGACGGGGTGGCCGCGCTCGTCGGCACGCCGGTCCCGAATACGAGTCCCAAGGGCAAACGGCTCTTCAATGCCGCCGTCCTGCTGGAGCGCGACCAACCCCGGCAGGTCGTCCACAAGATGCTCCTCCCGACGTACGACGTGTTCGACGAATACCGCTACTTCGAGCCCGCGGCCGCACAACAGGTCATGTCCTTCCGCGGCGTCCGCCTGGGCGTCCACATCTGCGAGGACATGTGGAATAACGAGGAGGTGGCCGAATACCACCTCTATGACCGGGATCCGCTCCAGGAACTGGCCGACCAGGGCGTCGACCTGTTCGTGAACATCTCCGCGTCGCCCTTCTCGCACGGCAAGCACGCGCTGCGCAGCGGCGTCATTGGAGGCATTTGCCGGGCGCATGGCGCGCCGTTCCTGGTGGTCAACCAGGTAGGCGCCAACACCGAACTGATCTTCGACGGGGACAGCCGCGTGCATGCGGCCGACGGCACGCTCGTTCATGTGGCGCCCTCCTTCGAGGAGACCCTCACCTGGTACGACCTGCCCGAAGCAGACGCCATCACGCCCACCGCGCTGCCCCGCCCCGCGGACCGTATTGCCGACCTGCACGATGCGCTCGTGCTCGGCATCCGCGACTATGTCGGCAAGTCCGGCGCCTTCAAGCAGACCCTCGTCGGGCTGTCCGGCGGGATCGATTCGGCCGTCACGGCGGCCCTTGCCGCCGAGGCCCTTGGCGGCGAAAACGTACTGGGCGTGACCATGCCCTCGCGGTTCTCGTCGAAAGGCAGCGTGGAGGACTCCGTGGCGCTGGCCGACGCCCTGGGCATGACCCTGCATACCATTCCGATTGAGCCGGCCGTGGAGGCCTTCCACCACATGTTGGAGCCGCTGTTCACCGGCACCCAGCCGGGCGTGGCCGAGGAAAACATCCAGGCGCGGGCGCGGGGACTGACCCTGATGGCCATCTCCAACAAATTCGGTCACCTGCTGCTGACCACCGGCAACAAGAGCGAGCTGGCCATGGGCTACGCCACCCTGTACGGCGACATGTCCGGCGGCCTGGCTGTGCTCTCCGACGTCTTCAAGACCGACGTCTTTGCGCTGGCCAACTACATGAACCGGCGGGCCGGCCGCGATATCATTCCGCAGGCCACCATCGACAAGCCCCCGTCGGCCGAGCTGCGTCCGGATCAGCGGGACGAAGATTCATTGCCGCCATACGATGAATTGGACGCCATCCTGAAGCGCTACATTGAATACCGGGAAGACGTGGACGTGATTGCCCGCCAGACCGGGCATCCGACCGCATTCGTGGAGGGCCTGCTGCGCGTGGTCGACCGGAACGAGTACAAGCGCCGCCAGGCCCCACCCGGGCTGCGCGTATCTTCCAAGGCCTTCGGCGCCGGACGGCGCCTGCCCATTGTCATGAACCTGGACCGGGCCGCCATCGACGCCCTCTTACCATGA
- a CDS encoding alpha/beta hydrolase, whose protein sequence is MSRTFRPLPLALLLLLLLLPACKQTPVEVRTDSVTMPDGFALAATWYEPEGVTEAVLLFNECSRTAQQGLYEELARALAAEGFAVMTHDFRGTGGSRTDAFDLSNPAHTDAIRSAFGSDTRNIVSYARLQYTVTAVAGTSCGAYRLADLVDELPDLRAFVAVSGGATDNGLETLYGARPVSVLGIVSRGDASAVEPVRTLVRSLENRAEFLMPDGSLHGMTLVASDESVRERIVDFIVTRTTEVVDDGGRIGQVDAFSAFYIQGGMPMALSVTHPEPGLTRAVIETQLPGSGRILADTLEHDAWGAFVRRSFDYFGAQPERVLAGTVGDSLIVFRQPHDSDEATRTSQELVYPVIDATWANWMLGVMKTTELDSVSVPTWQMTPSGPIQQVSVYHRAVGADAKDPATGCTWWERRSAAYTLRSCVTDEAPYLLRQQAVTPDGTVQPLLEVNAGNAPSGMPSF, encoded by the coding sequence ATGTCCCGAACGTTCCGTCCACTCCCGCTGGCGCTGCTTCTTCTCCTCCTTCTGCTCCCGGCCTGTAAACAGACGCCGGTCGAAGTCCGCACGGACAGCGTCACCATGCCGGACGGATTCGCGTTGGCGGCCACGTGGTATGAGCCGGAAGGCGTCACGGAGGCCGTCCTGCTGTTCAATGAATGCAGTCGCACGGCCCAGCAGGGGCTGTATGAGGAACTGGCGCGAGCGCTGGCAGCCGAAGGATTTGCGGTCATGACCCACGATTTCCGTGGCACCGGAGGCAGTCGTACGGACGCCTTCGACCTGTCGAATCCGGCCCACACGGATGCCATCCGCAGCGCCTTTGGCAGCGACACCCGCAACATCGTGTCCTACGCCCGTCTGCAATACACTGTCACAGCGGTCGCGGGCACCAGTTGCGGGGCATATCGATTGGCGGACCTGGTAGATGAGCTCCCGGACCTGCGTGCCTTCGTAGCGGTCAGTGGAGGGGCCACCGACAACGGACTCGAAACGCTGTATGGGGCGCGCCCGGTTTCGGTGCTCGGCATTGTTTCCCGGGGTGACGCATCGGCCGTCGAGCCGGTCCGGACCCTGGTACGGAGCCTGGAGAATCGCGCGGAATTCCTGATGCCGGACGGCAGTCTCCATGGCATGACGCTCGTCGCATCGGACGAATCGGTACGCGAACGGATTGTGGATTTCATTGTGACGCGCACCACTGAGGTGGTGGATGATGGTGGCCGGATTGGACAGGTCGATGCGTTTTCCGCCTTCTATATCCAGGGCGGCATGCCCATGGCGCTGTCCGTGACGCATCCGGAGCCCGGACTCACGCGCGCGGTCATCGAAACGCAATTGCCCGGCTCCGGCCGCATCCTGGCCGATACGCTGGAGCACGATGCCTGGGGAGCGTTCGTCCGGCGTTCTTTCGATTATTTCGGCGCACAACCCGAACGGGTGCTGGCCGGCACGGTCGGGGACTCCCTGATCGTATTCCGTCAGCCCCACGACAGCGACGAGGCCACGCGGACCAGCCAGGAATTGGTTTATCCGGTCATCGACGCCACGTGGGCCAACTGGATGCTCGGCGTCATGAAGACCACGGAGTTGGACAGTGTTTCGGTACCGACGTGGCAGATGACGCCGTCGGGGCCCATCCAGCAGGTTTCCGTGTACCACCGGGCGGTCGGCGCAGACGCCAAGGACCCGGCCACCGGATGCACCTGGTGGGAGCGGCGCTCGGCCGCCTACACGTTGCGCTCGTGCGTGACGGACGAAGCGCCGTATTTGCTGCGCCAGCAGGCGGTGACGCCGGATGGCACGGTCCAGCCCCTGTTGGAAGTCAATGCCGGTAATGCACCATCGGGCATGCCCTCATTCTGA
- a CDS encoding ABC transporter permease, with protein sequence MSLIRRLLRGAVRDRLLTAINITGMAIGLAVGFLILAFALQEYDHDARWPEADRMYRVDAWSEDDGQRTHWADTPYRLADDLRESGAGIDAASVFLPEFSVVRAGSVLEYNRIWYVHPSFLDLFDVDVLAGNVEQALRSPESVVLTASEARRYVPFGSPIGELIEINIGGAFESFRVDAVVADSPAWSSLQWGILLPYETARAQPGKARQHDAGHGQAATFVRLADGVQAADVRLPEHERLSFFLTPVEDMYFLSEASTLGIVRTGDKQRADVLIGLALLIILIACSNFTTISLARSVQQNRAVGIRKVVGASRLNIAAEYLGDALLKTSIAALVGIGLADLLSTAFGTLMGQTVDLSVLTRLEFGVLVALGVILVGVLAGSIPTWHLARVQPVDALKGASDGRGRSRLIQSVVVLQFVATAVLLASAWIMSHQLAFLNRIDLGLDAENVLVVEPDFTNGATIPALHAQLSASTDPAISGVALSNGMLSRSLRTMEIPDGDETRRIHTFGVSAEYVALLGLDVTEGTPIDASNPSHVLINRTLANELGGAPVGTMLTDAYRVGGIVEDFHFLSVTRAIGPMALLPLEQPESAGYLLVRHAAGREQDALSAVQDAWRLLAPDTPMSYYRLSDNLGDRASGSAAWARIVRYSTLFALLIATLGLFGLSALAAARRTKEIGIRKVLGAGSVRVAGLLVGESVRLLVVACVLAAPLVWWLMGDWLARFAVRDVPGAVSFLLLGALLVLVAVLTVGSHALRVALANPVDSLRRE encoded by the coding sequence ATGTCCCTCATCCGAAGACTGCTCCGCGGCGCGGTCCGTGACCGCCTCCTGACCGCCATCAACATCACGGGGATGGCCATCGGTCTCGCGGTGGGTTTCCTCATCCTGGCGTTCGCGCTCCAGGAATATGACCACGATGCGCGCTGGCCGGAAGCCGACCGGATGTACCGGGTGGATGCCTGGTCCGAGGACGATGGGCAGCGGACGCACTGGGCCGATACGCCATACAGACTGGCGGACGATCTCCGGGAGTCGGGTGCGGGCATTGATGCGGCGTCGGTTTTCCTGCCGGAATTCTCGGTCGTTCGGGCGGGCAGTGTCCTGGAATACAACCGGATATGGTACGTGCATCCCTCGTTCCTGGACCTGTTCGACGTGGATGTGCTGGCGGGAAATGTGGAGCAGGCCCTGCGCTCCCCGGAATCGGTGGTGCTCACCGCGAGCGAGGCGCGCCGTTACGTCCCGTTCGGGTCGCCCATCGGCGAACTGATTGAAATCAACATCGGTGGGGCCTTCGAATCGTTCCGGGTGGACGCCGTCGTGGCAGATTCCCCGGCCTGGTCGAGCCTTCAGTGGGGCATCCTCCTTCCGTACGAGACGGCTCGCGCGCAACCGGGCAAGGCACGCCAACACGATGCCGGGCACGGGCAGGCGGCCACGTTCGTTCGGCTTGCGGATGGCGTGCAGGCGGCGGACGTGCGTCTTCCCGAGCACGAGCGGCTTTCGTTCTTCCTGACGCCCGTGGAGGACATGTACTTCCTGAGCGAGGCGTCCACCCTGGGCATTGTCCGGACGGGAGACAAGCAGCGTGCCGACGTCTTGATCGGTCTGGCCTTGCTCATCATCCTGATTGCCTGTTCCAATTTCACGACCATTTCCCTGGCCCGGAGCGTCCAGCAGAACCGGGCCGTGGGCATCCGGAAGGTGGTCGGGGCCAGTCGCCTGAACATTGCGGCCGAGTATCTGGGCGATGCGCTCCTGAAAACGTCGATCGCCGCCCTGGTCGGGATCGGCCTGGCCGATCTGCTGTCCACGGCGTTCGGCACGCTCATGGGACAGACCGTGGACCTGTCGGTGCTGACTCGTCTGGAGTTCGGCGTACTGGTGGCACTCGGCGTCATCCTGGTGGGGGTTCTGGCCGGTTCCATTCCGACGTGGCACCTGGCACGGGTCCAACCGGTTGACGCCCTGAAAGGCGCATCGGACGGACGGGGCCGGTCCCGGCTCATCCAATCGGTGGTCGTGCTGCAGTTCGTGGCGACGGCGGTACTCCTGGCATCGGCCTGGATCATGTCGCATCAACTGGCTTTCCTGAACCGGATTGACCTGGGCCTGGACGCGGAAAACGTGCTCGTCGTTGAGCCCGATTTCACGAACGGGGCCACCATCCCGGCGCTGCATGCGCAGTTGTCCGCCTCAACCGACCCGGCCATTTCGGGCGTCGCGCTCTCCAACGGCATGCTCTCCCGCAGCCTTCGTACCATGGAAATCCCGGATGGGGATGAAACGCGGCGCATCCATACGTTCGGCGTATCGGCCGAATACGTGGCTCTGCTGGGGCTGGACGTGACGGAAGGCACGCCCATCGATGCATCGAATCCATCCCATGTCCTCATCAACCGGACGTTGGCCAACGAACTGGGCGGAGCGCCCGTGGGCACCATGCTGACGGATGCATACCGGGTGGGCGGCATCGTCGAGGATTTCCACTTCCTGTCGGTCACGCGCGCCATTGGCCCGATGGCCCTGTTGCCACTCGAACAGCCGGAGTCGGCCGGCTATCTGCTGGTCCGGCACGCCGCTGGGCGCGAGCAGGATGCCCTCAGTGCCGTCCAGGACGCATGGCGGCTGCTCGCCCCCGACACCCCCATGTCCTATTACCGCCTGTCGGACAACCTGGGGGACCGCGCGTCGGGAAGCGCCGCCTGGGCCCGCATTGTACGGTATTCAACGCTGTTCGCGCTCTTGATTGCGACTCTCGGGCTATTCGGGCTGAGTGCCCTGGCGGCCGCACGGCGGACCAAGGAAATCGGCATTCGGAAGGTTCTCGGCGCCGGTTCTGTTCGTGTAGCCGGCTTGCTCGTGGGCGAATCGGTCCGGCTCCTGGTGGTGGCCTGTGTGCTGGCCGCCCCGCTCGTTTGGTGGCTCATGGGCGACTGGCTCGCTCGGTTCGCGGTCCGGGACGTCCCGGGAGCCGTGAGTTTCCTGCTGTTGGGGGCGCTGCTCGTGCTCGTTGCCGTTCTGACGGTGGGTTCACACGCGCTCCGGGTGGCCCTGGCGAATCCGGTGGACAGCCTGCGGCGGGAATAG
- the ruvA gene encoding Holliday junction branch migration protein RuvA, translated as MIAYVSGVLVSKKPTEVIVDVGGIGYRVLVPTSTFEQLPATGKKVHLTTFHHVREDAEMLYGFARESEYVVFGMMLAVSGVGPKLALAALSALPPNEIRERILEGDAALLTRIPGVGRKTAERMIVELRDRFEKVDPSDATSPGGGVATPASFRADALAALEALGLSGGAADKAVRSVLKKNPDLTSAEDIIRLALRE; from the coding sequence ATGATTGCCTACGTATCGGGAGTCCTCGTTTCCAAGAAACCCACCGAGGTCATCGTGGACGTCGGCGGCATCGGCTACCGCGTGCTCGTGCCGACCTCCACCTTCGAACAACTCCCCGCCACGGGCAAGAAAGTCCACCTGACCACGTTCCATCACGTCCGGGAGGATGCCGAAATGCTCTACGGCTTCGCCCGCGAATCGGAGTACGTGGTGTTCGGGATGATGCTCGCGGTCTCGGGCGTGGGTCCGAAACTGGCGCTGGCCGCCCTGAGCGCATTGCCGCCCAACGAGATCCGGGAACGCATTCTGGAAGGCGATGCGGCGCTGCTGACCCGCATTCCGGGTGTGGGCCGCAAGACTGCCGAGCGGATGATCGTGGAGCTGCGCGACCGGTTCGAGAAGGTGGATCCGTCCGATGCGACGTCTCCCGGCGGTGGCGTCGCCACGCCGGCCTCATTCCGTGCCGATGCGCTCGCGGCACTCGAGGCGCTCGGTCTGTCCGGCGGAGCAGCCGACAAGGCGGTCCGGTCCGTGCTCAAGAAGAACCCCGATCTGACGAGCGCCGAGGACATCATCCGATTGGCCTTACGGGAATGA
- a CDS encoding antibiotic biosynthesis monooxygenase, translating into MILVLGYLRIQPGQRDAFLAGSLPAVCAARKRPGCVDFSVSADPLDENRINVSEQWESRRELMAFRESGPEDDLWSLVAYADVQEYEVA; encoded by the coding sequence ATGATCCTCGTCCTTGGATACCTTCGGATCCAACCCGGGCAGCGGGATGCGTTCCTGGCCGGGTCGCTCCCTGCCGTTTGCGCGGCACGGAAGCGTCCCGGCTGCGTGGATTTCTCGGTGTCGGCCGACCCGCTGGACGAGAACCGGATAAATGTCAGCGAGCAATGGGAGTCGCGCCGGGAGCTGATGGCCTTCCGCGAATCGGGTCCCGAGGATGATCTCTGGTCGCTCGTGGCGTACGCCGACGTCCAAGAGTATGAGGTAGCGTAA
- a CDS encoding BF3164 family lipoprotein, which translates to MDLALGESSIVVTDASSGSPLRLYDRASGVLTDSVDAVGEGPGELRRVWSLHQMHPNNFASVDVANRNTFHLHVTETKKMALSGFRPMPTEGMVTHVLQSDSTVSTVLGGSFGSQRFIEVAADGQVLRKFGDLPILLSNTGTDYDLRGEYRASPDGSKAVVVLTRADIIEIHDLRSGEPLAITWGPFEHDPLNGDRGYIDVSAGSDAIYALLSFQSDLHPSHLGNTILAFDWTGELKGRIILDGGFTALAVDESSSEFFLSRHDPTPAIVKVRIPEGLR; encoded by the coding sequence ATGGACCTTGCGCTTGGCGAATCCAGCATAGTAGTAACCGATGCGTCCAGCGGCTCTCCGTTGAGACTGTATGATAGAGCATCCGGTGTCCTGACGGATAGTGTGGATGCGGTCGGAGAAGGCCCCGGAGAATTGAGGCGTGTTTGGTCACTGCATCAAATGCATCCGAATAACTTTGCGTCAGTGGATGTTGCGAATCGCAACACGTTTCATCTTCACGTGACGGAGACCAAAAAGATGGCGTTGTCCGGATTTCGTCCGATGCCCACGGAAGGAATGGTAACGCACGTTCTACAGTCTGATTCCACGGTGAGCACCGTTCTTGGTGGAAGCTTCGGTTCCCAACGGTTCATTGAGGTCGCCGCTGACGGTCAAGTACTGAGGAAATTTGGAGATCTTCCAATCCTCTTGTCGAACACGGGCACCGATTATGACCTCAGGGGAGAATACAGAGCCTCTCCCGATGGATCGAAGGCCGTGGTCGTCCTCACACGTGCCGACATCATCGAAATCCACGATTTGCGGTCCGGTGAACCTCTTGCAATAACGTGGGGTCCGTTCGAGCACGATCCGTTGAATGGAGACCGCGGGTACATTGATGTATCCGCCGGATCGGATGCCATCTATGCTCTGCTCAGCTTTCAGTCAGATCTGCATCCGTCCCACTTGGGAAACACCATTCTGGCATTCGATTGGACCGGCGAACTGAAGGGACGAATCATACTCGACGGTGGTTTCACGGCGCTGGCGGTCGATGAATCATCTTCGGAGTTTTTCTTGTCTCGGCACGACCCGACGCCAGCCATTGTGAAAGTCAGGATTCCAGAGGGGCTGAGGTGA
- a CDS encoding Glu/Leu/Phe/Val dehydrogenase, with protein MYHMKFPLKKDDGTIEVIQAWRAEHSHHRLPVKGGIRYADNVNADEVAALATLMTYKCAIVNVPFGGAKGGIKINRHNYSEAELERITRRYTYELMKKNFIGPGIDVPAPDYGTGPKEMAWMFDTYNSMSDDPLTAAGCVTGKPVAQGGVRGRTEATGRGVYYGIREACNNPEDMKAVGLSVGLEGKKCIVQGLGNVGYHAAKYLQEGGAILVGLIEWNGAVYNPNGIDIEAAMAHKKETGALLGLAGCTDVGNPAAALEMDCDILVPAALEAQITKENAPRIKAKLIGEGANGPVTADADAMLLARGVLVIPDVYLNAGGVTVSYFEWLKNLSHVRFGRMSKRFEQTSNENIIRSILSATGINLPAEQITKLSQGADELDLVNSGLEETMISAYIENSEIAKAHKTDQRTAAFVNAIDKVAVYYNALGIFP; from the coding sequence ATGTACCACATGAAGTTTCCGCTGAAGAAGGATGACGGCACCATCGAGGTCATACAGGCATGGCGGGCCGAGCACAGCCACCATCGCCTGCCCGTAAAAGGCGGCATCCGGTATGCCGACAACGTGAATGCCGACGAAGTGGCCGCGCTGGCCACGCTCATGACCTACAAGTGCGCCATCGTGAACGTCCCGTTCGGTGGCGCCAAGGGCGGCATCAAGATCAACCGCCACAACTACTCCGAGGCCGAGCTCGAGCGCATTACCCGCCGCTATACGTACGAGCTCATGAAGAAAAACTTCATTGGCCCGGGCATTGACGTCCCCGCCCCGGACTACGGGACGGGTCCGAAGGAGATGGCGTGGATGTTCGATACCTACAATTCCATGTCCGACGATCCGTTGACCGCCGCTGGTTGTGTGACGGGCAAGCCGGTCGCCCAGGGCGGCGTCCGCGGTCGGACCGAAGCCACCGGACGTGGCGTGTACTACGGCATCCGGGAAGCCTGTAACAACCCGGAGGACATGAAGGCGGTCGGCCTCAGCGTCGGGCTCGAGGGCAAGAAATGCATTGTACAGGGCCTTGGAAACGTGGGCTACCATGCGGCCAAGTACCTCCAGGAAGGCGGGGCCATCCTCGTCGGGCTCATTGAATGGAACGGGGCCGTTTACAATCCGAATGGCATTGACATAGAGGCTGCCATGGCGCACAAAAAGGAAACCGGCGCCCTGCTGGGCCTGGCTGGCTGCACCGATGTCGGCAATCCTGCTGCCGCGCTGGAAATGGACTGCGATATCCTCGTTCCGGCGGCGCTCGAAGCCCAGATTACCAAGGAAAACGCGCCGCGCATAAAGGCCAAGCTCATTGGCGAAGGCGCCAATGGTCCGGTTACGGCCGACGCCGACGCCATGTTGCTCGCACGGGGCGTCCTGGTCATTCCCGACGTCTACCTGAATGCCGGCGGCGTCACCGTTTCGTACTTCGAGTGGCTCAAGAACCTCTCCCACGTCCGATTCGGGCGCATGAGCAAGCGCTTCGAGCAGACCTCCAACGAAAACATCATCCGCTCCATCCTGTCGGCCACCGGCATCAATCTGCCGGCCGAGCAGATCACCAAGCTCTCCCAGGGGGCCGACGAGCTCGATCTCGTCAACTCCGGTCTCGAGGAAACTATGATCTCGGCCTACATCGAGAACAGCGAGATCGCCAAGGCGCACAAGACCGACCAGCGGACGGCGGCGTTCGTGAATGCCATTGACAAGGTGGCGGTGTACTACAATGCACTCGGCATCTTCCCCTGA
- a CDS encoding 6-carboxytetrahydropterin synthase gives MKIAKRFRWEGAHRLPWHEGRCRDLHGHSYTMFVELEGEPDENGLLVDFKHVKNALAPLVDAWDHSTLVAAGDAKLLGIMQDAGWRHAVLPYDTTAENICIFVADHLIETSIDMLRARRIHAVRVRVQETETCWAEAERRVTSAPLES, from the coding sequence ATGAAAATTGCCAAACGATTCCGATGGGAAGGTGCCCACCGCCTGCCATGGCACGAGGGCCGCTGTCGCGACCTGCACGGGCATTCCTACACCATGTTCGTCGAACTCGAGGGTGAGCCCGACGAGAACGGCCTCCTCGTGGACTTCAAGCACGTCAAGAACGCCCTGGCCCCCTTGGTCGACGCCTGGGACCACAGCACGTTGGTGGCCGCAGGCGATGCCAAGCTGCTCGGCATCATGCAGGATGCCGGCTGGCGCCACGCCGTCCTGCCCTACGACACAACGGCCGAGAACATCTGCATTTTCGTGGCGGACCACCTCATTGAAACGTCCATCGACATGCTGAGGGCGCGGCGCATCCACGCCGTCCGCGTGCGGGTCCAGGAAACCGAAACCTGCTGGGCCGAGGCCGAGCGGCGCGTCACCTCAGCCCCTCTGGAATCCTGA
- a CDS encoding SRPBCC family protein: MNTPNINPVDLEIAPLATSETIPSAWYTDPAFHAFDLAAVLARSWQYVGPASDVAEPGSYVTDFVAGNPVLVARDRTGALSAFYNVCKHRGGPLATDRCGRAQMLRCQYHGWTYRMDGMLRGVPRFDRTELFDKKNYGLTPIGVEIWEGLLFVCLEPENATPIAELFAGIPEHIAPIRLTDPAFRVRDSYDVACNWKVYVDNYLEGYHIPLVHPELCELLDYRSYETETFTHYSLQHSPIKNASTAYGPADGAAYYYFVFPNLMLNILPGRLQVNRVDALAPDRCRTLFDYYATAEHNIDEDRAFSDRVQQEDIHICEHVQRGLASRAYDRGRFSYDLENGVHHFQSMLKTAYRAATTCA; the protein is encoded by the coding sequence TTGAACACACCGAACATCAACCCCGTGGACCTCGAAATCGCGCCCCTGGCGACGAGCGAGACCATTCCGTCCGCGTGGTACACCGACCCCGCGTTCCATGCGTTCGACCTGGCGGCGGTCCTGGCCCGTTCCTGGCAGTACGTGGGCCCGGCTTCGGATGTCGCCGAGCCCGGCTCGTACGTGACCGACTTCGTCGCCGGCAACCCCGTCCTGGTTGCGCGCGACCGCACCGGCGCCCTGTCCGCGTTCTACAATGTCTGCAAGCACCGCGGCGGCCCCCTGGCCACCGACCGGTGCGGTCGCGCCCAGATGCTGCGCTGCCAGTACCACGGCTGGACCTACCGCATGGACGGCATGCTGCGCGGCGTGCCCCGCTTCGACCGGACCGAACTGTTCGACAAGAAGAACTACGGCCTGACACCGATTGGTGTCGAAATCTGGGAGGGTCTGCTGTTCGTGTGCCTGGAACCGGAAAACGCCACCCCGATTGCCGAGCTGTTCGCCGGTATCCCCGAGCACATTGCGCCCATCCGGCTCACCGACCCGGCCTTCCGCGTCAGGGACAGCTACGACGTGGCGTGCAACTGGAAAGTCTACGTGGACAACTACCTGGAGGGCTACCATATCCCGCTGGTGCATCCGGAGCTCTGCGAGCTGCTGGACTACCGGTCCTACGAGACCGAGACCTTCACCCATTACTCGCTGCAGCACAGTCCCATCAAGAACGCATCGACCGCCTACGGGCCGGCCGACGGCGCGGCGTACTACTATTTCGTGTTTCCGAATCTCATGCTGAACATCCTGCCGGGCCGCCTGCAGGTGAACCGGGTGGATGCGCTCGCCCCGGACCGGTGCCGGACCCTCTTCGACTACTACGCCACGGCTGAGCACAACATCGACGAGGACCGCGCGTTCAGTGACCGCGTGCAACAGGAAGACATCCATATCTGCGAGCATGTCCAACGCGGCCTCGCAAGCCGCGCCTACGACCGGGGGCGGTTCTCCTACGACCTTGAGAACGGCGTGCATCATTTCCAATCCATGCTGAAGACGGCGTATCGAGCGGCTACCACATGCGCATAG
- the aroE gene encoding shikimate dehydrogenase, with protein MPADSIMDAKSASRQLAILMGDPVAHSKSPVIMTAAAKAAGIDLVYVACRVRDCDLAQAVDAIHALGILGANVTIPHKQRVIEFLDDLTAAARAVGAVNTVFRDAEDRLVGDNTDIAGFTAPIRERGLASALVLGTGGAARAAAWACLHELGMDRVLVTGRTPEKADALVHALSAGREDRVVREIMAIPWEERHAAIASVELIVNATPIGMWPEVDASPLDDPACLGAHHLVYDLVYNPAETRLLREAREQGARTQGGMDMLIGQAAAAFERWTGRKMDTLSVRGALSPREYP; from the coding sequence GTGCCTGCTGATTCAATTATGGATGCGAAAAGCGCTTCCAGACAACTCGCCATCCTCATGGGAGATCCGGTGGCCCACTCGAAATCCCCGGTCATCATGACCGCGGCGGCAAAGGCCGCGGGGATAGACCTCGTCTATGTGGCCTGCCGTGTCCGGGATTGTGACTTGGCCCAGGCGGTGGATGCCATCCATGCGCTCGGCATCCTGGGTGCCAATGTCACGATACCGCACAAACAGCGGGTCATCGAATTCCTGGACGACCTGACGGCGGCGGCGCGCGCGGTGGGCGCCGTGAACACGGTTTTCCGCGACGCCGAGGACCGCCTGGTCGGCGACAACACCGACATCGCCGGGTTCACGGCGCCCATACGCGAGCGGGGGCTCGCGTCGGCCCTCGTGCTCGGCACGGGGGGCGCCGCGCGCGCCGCCGCCTGGGCGTGCCTGCACGAACTCGGCATGGATCGGGTCCTGGTCACTGGCCGCACGCCGGAAAAGGCCGATGCGCTCGTTCATGCGCTTTCGGCGGGGCGGGAAGACCGAGTCGTTAGAGAAATAATGGCCATACCCTGGGAAGAGCGCCACGCCGCCATCGCATCGGTCGAACTGATCGTGAACGCTACGCCCATCGGCATGTGGCCGGAGGTGGATGCGTCGCCGCTCGACGACCCGGCGTGCCTCGGCGCGCATCATCTGGTGTATGACCTGGTCTACAATCCGGCCGAGACCCGCCTGCTGCGCGAGGCCCGCGAGCAGGGTGCACGCACCCAGGGCGGCATGGACATGCTCATCGGTCAGGCCGCAGCGGCCTTCGAGCGCTGGACCGGCCGGAAAATGGATACGCTGTCGGTCCGCGGCGCCCTTTCACCGAGGGAGTACCCTTGA